The bacterium genomic interval TACCGGAGGCCCGGAAACGATCTCGGAACTGGAGAGAAACCTCCGGATCCTCGATCAGAATATCCGGTACATGACGGTGAAGGTAGATGACGTAGAGGAGACCGCCAAGGCCAAACCTCAGCTTCTTGAAGATCCGACCCTTTCAGTCCAGGAAGGCTAACATGGCTAACTACAACAGAGTTATACTGATGGGGAACCTCACGCGGGACCCTGAACTGCGCTACACACCCAACGGCAGCGCTGTAGCGAGTTTCAGCATTGCTGTTAACAGGCGGTACAAGGTCGACAACGAGAAACGGGAGGAGACGAGCTTTTTCGACATCGTTTTCTTCGGTAAGCCTGCTGAAATTATCGCCGAGTACATGAAGAAAGGGCGCCCACTTCTCGTTGAAGGTCGGCTTCAGCAGCGGCGCTGGGAAACTGACGAAGGACAAAAACGCAGCAAGGTGGAGGTCGTCGGGGAGAACTTCCAGTTTATGGGGGGACGAGATCAGGATAACGCTCGGCCCGCCGCCTCAGAAGGAACAGACGATCCGCCTGAGTTCGACGATTCAGATATCCCATTCTAACATGAACCCTGCCGGATCCGGGATGCGGCAGGTCGATCAAAGGACAGGACGTAAAAAATGAAAAGGAGATTCAGCAGGAGACGAAAGGTCTGTCACTTCTGTGTCGATAAAGTAACAGACATTGACTACAAGAACGTCAGAAGTCTGAAACGGTATATCACTGAAAGAGGCAAGATCCTGCCCAGCAGGATCTCGGGTAACTGTGCCAAGCACCAAAGAAAGCTTACGGCAGCTATTAAAAAGTCCCGAAATATCGCACTGTTACCTTTTGCTATCGAACGGTAACGGGGCAATACGGTGATGGAGGAAGGTCGGGGAAAGGATGCTGGCCTCTGGCTGCGTCTCTTGGGGTTCGCCCTCATCCCTTTGGCAATCCAGGCTTATCAGCCCATTATCGGAGGCTCCCTCGGGATTCTGACTCCCCTTCCTTTGGGCTACGGGATGGCGAGGCGAGGCTACCTGGAGGGAGCAGCCGCGGTGGCATTCATAGCCCTCGTCACTTCCTTTGTGATCGGCACGGGGCAAGGGCTATACTTTATCCTTGAAACGCTGCCCCTGGCCGTTGGTATCGGATTGGTTGCCAGATCCAGAACTCCCCTTTACCGGCCGGTTGTTTTGACCATGGTGGCCGTAGCTTTAACGGTCCTGGTTGCGGTCAGTGTTTACGGTATGATAACAGGTACACCGCCCGCCCAGCTCTACCAGGAAACGGTCCAGCAGATGGGCCTTTTAATGGACAACGCCGCTCAAACAAAGGGGTTAGACCCCGAGCAGCAGCAGCAGATGTACTGGATCGCGAGTCTGCTGCAGCGGCTTATCGTGGGAATATGGCTGTCCACGCTGACCTTGCTGATCATATTTTACGCCCTGCTTGTCAGGGGTTGGCTATTGGCTGCAAAGGCCCTGGAGAGCGACAAGCTGGCAATGCTGACCGAATGGAGTATGCCCTTCCCCTTCGTATGGGGTTTCGTGGCACTGGCATCCACAGTCGTCCTCACCGATGGCCTTGTAAGAGATGTAGCATTGAACGGTCTCATCCCTCTCGGAGCTTTTTACGGGATCCAGGGGATTGTAATAACCGGTCATCTGTTCACCAGGTGGGCACTGCCACCCTTTTTCAGGCTCATGATCCTGGCCTTCGGAATCATATCGGTACCGCTTGCGACTATGATCGTGGTGTCCCTGGGAGGGCTTTTCGATACCTGGATAGATTTCAGACGGCGTTGGCCCCTTGAGATAGCACCATCGCCGCCTTCGACTTAAAAAAGGAGCAAGACGATGAAAGTAATATTGTTAGAAGACATTGAGGCCCTGGGAAAAATGGGCGACACTGTCATGGTAAAAGATGGATATGCCAGAAACTATCTGATTC includes:
- a CDS encoding single-stranded DNA-binding protein; the protein is MANYNRVILMGNLTRDPELRYTPNGSAVASFSIAVNRRYKVDNEKREETSFFDIVFFGKPAEIIAEYMKKGRPLLVEGRLQQRRWETDEGQKRSKVEVVGENFQFMGGRDQDNARPAASEGTDDPPEFDDSDIPF
- the rpsR gene encoding 30S ribosomal protein S18, whose amino-acid sequence is MKRRFSRRRKVCHFCVDKVTDIDYKNVRSLKRYITERGKILPSRISGNCAKHQRKLTAAIKKSRNIALLPFAIER
- a CDS encoding DUF2232 domain-containing protein, which produces MEEGRGKDAGLWLRLLGFALIPLAIQAYQPIIGGSLGILTPLPLGYGMARRGYLEGAAAVAFIALVTSFVIGTGQGLYFILETLPLAVGIGLVARSRTPLYRPVVLTMVAVALTVLVAVSVYGMITGTPPAQLYQETVQQMGLLMDNAAQTKGLDPEQQQQMYWIASLLQRLIVGIWLSTLTLLIIFYALLVRGWLLAAKALESDKLAMLTEWSMPFPFVWGFVALASTVVLTDGLVRDVALNGLIPLGAFYGIQGIVITGHLFTRWALPPFFRLMILAFGIISVPLATMIVVSLGGLFDTWIDFRRRWPLEIAPSPPST